CGTCGGAAGCGACCACCTTCTTGCCCTGGTCCGGAGCCGGGCTGCCGGCACCCTTCTTCGGGCCGTGGTGATGGCCGGTGGATTCGGCTTCGGCACGCTGCTTGGCGTTCGGGTCGGGCTCGAACTCGGCCAGCGCGGAACCGGTTTCGATGATGTCGCCGGCGGCGCCATGCAGCTTGGTGACCTTGCCGGTATACGGCGAGGGCACGTCGACGACGGCCTTGGCGGTTTCCATCGACACCAGCGGGGCGTCGAGCTTGATGGTGTCGCCTTCCTTCACGTGCCACTCGACGATGGTTGCGTCGGGAAGGCCTTCGCCGAGGTCGGGCAGGTAGAAAGTCTTGATGTCGGCCATGGGGTTGGTTCCGGTAATCAGGCTTGAGTGTTTCGGTTTTTGAACGTCATCCCGGCGCAGGCCGGGATCCAGTAGCAGTGATGCACAGTCGTGGCGGAAGGTTATGCGTGCTTCGCACGACGTATTTGACTGGATTCCGGCCTACGCCGGAATGACGCTCCGTAGAAAAGGTTACGACGCCGCCAGCGTGCGCTTGGCGGCCTCCACCACGCGCTCGGTGCTCGGCAAGTACTTCATTTCCAGGCGGAACAACGGGATGTGCGTGTCGAAACCGGTGACGCGCTCGACCGGGGCCAGCAGGTCGTACAGGCATTCCTCGGCGATGCGCGCGGCGATTTCCGCGCCGAAGCCGGCGGTCTTCGGGGCTTCGTGCACGATCACGCAGCGGCCGGTCTTCTGCACCGACTCGGCGATGGTGTCGAAGTCCAGCGGGGTCAGCGTGGCCACGTCGATCACTTCGGCGCTGATGCCGTCGGCGGCGAGCTCGTCGGCGGCTTCCAGTGCTTCCTTCACCTGGGCGCCCCAGGTAACGATGGTGACGTCGGTGCCGTCGCGCAGCACGAAGCACACGTCCAGCGGCAGTGCCTCGCCGTCATCGGGCACTTCTTCCTTGTACTGGCGGTAGATGCGCTTGGGCTCGAAGAACATCACCGGGTCCGGATCGCGGATCGCGGCGAGCAGCAGGCCGTAGGCACGCGCCGGCGACGACGGCATCACCACGCGCAGGCCGGGGATATTGGTGAACAGGTGCTCGTTCGCTTCCGAATGATGCTCCGGCGCGCGGATGCCGCCGCCCCACGGGGCGCGCCACACGGCCGGCACGGTGATGCGGCCGCGCGTGCGGTTGCGCAGGCGCGCGGCGTGGCAGGCGATCTGCTCCATCATCGGGTAGATGAAGCCTTCGAACTGCGCCTCGGCCACCGGCTTCATGCCCTGTGCGGCGAGGCCCACGGTGACGCCGGCAATGGTGGTTTCGTCCAGCGGCGTGTCGAGCACGCGCAGCTCGCCGAATTTTTCCTGCAGGCCCTGGGTGGCGCGGAACACGCCGCCGTTGACGCCGACGTCTTCGCCCAGCACCACGACGCTGTCGTCGTGCGCCATTTCATAGGCAAGCGCCTGGGTGACGGCTTCGATGAGAGTGATCTGTGCCATGGCTTAGTGGGCCTTCTTGTCGAGCTGGAGTGCGAGGTCGCGCTGCTTGGCGAGGTCGGCGGGGACGTCGGCGAAGGTGTAGTCGAACATCGCTGTGACCGGCTGCGTCTTGGTCTCGAGGTAGGCGTTCACCTCGTTGTCCATCCACTCGTCGCACTCGTTCTTCCAGGCCTCTTCCTTGGCGTCGTCCCACACGCCCTTGGCCACGAGCCAGGCGCGCAGGCGCTTCATTGGCTCCTTCGCCCAGGCGTCCTTCACTTCCTGCTCGCCGCGGTAGCGGCGGGCGTCGTCGGCGGTGGTGTGGTCGCTCAAGCGATAGGTCACCAGTTCCAGCACGCTGCCGCCCTCGCCGTTGCGTGCGCGGTCCAGGGCATCACCCATGGCCTTGCGCACGGCGATGATGTCGTTGCCGTCCACCTGGATGCAGTACAGGCCGGCCGCGATGCCCTTCTGCGCGAGCGTCGGGGCGCCCGACTGGATCTTGCGCGGCACCGAGATGGCCCACTGGTTGTTTACGATCACGGCGACCAGCGGCAGGTTCTGCGCGCCGGCGATGTTGATGGCGCCGTAGAAGTCGCCCTTGGATGAACCACCGTCACCGATGGTGCACACGGCCACGCGCTTTTCGTTGCGGATCTTGAACGCCAGCGCGGAGCCGGCGGCATGCAGGCATTGCGTGGCGATCGGCACCGACCAGGCGAAGTCGTGGCGCGCCGGTTCCTTCTGGTAGTCATTGCCGCGCTCGTCGCCGCCCCAGTACATGTACACCTCGCGCGGTTGCACGCCGCGGTAGAGCTGCGCACCGTATTCGCGATAGCTCGGCGCGAACACGTCTTCGGGCTTCATGGCGCTGCCGATGCCCACGTGGGCGGCCTCGTGGCCCAGGCAGCTGGCATAGGTGCCCAGCTTGCCGGTGCGCTGAAGGGCGACCGACTTGGCGTCGAACACGCGGGTCGACATCATCAGCTTGTACAGCTCGACCATGTGGTCGAGGTCATTGGCGAAGGCAGGCAGGTCGTCACGGACCTGCTT
The window above is part of the Dyella jiangningensis genome. Proteins encoded here:
- a CDS encoding alpha-ketoacid dehydrogenase subunit beta encodes the protein MAQITLIEAVTQALAYEMAHDDSVVVLGEDVGVNGGVFRATQGLQEKFGELRVLDTPLDETTIAGVTVGLAAQGMKPVAEAQFEGFIYPMMEQIACHAARLRNRTRGRITVPAVWRAPWGGGIRAPEHHSEANEHLFTNIPGLRVVMPSSPARAYGLLLAAIRDPDPVMFFEPKRIYRQYKEEVPDDGEALPLDVCFVLRDGTDVTIVTWGAQVKEALEAADELAADGISAEVIDVATLTPLDFDTIAESVQKTGRCVIVHEAPKTAGFGAEIAARIAEECLYDLLAPVERVTGFDTHIPLFRLEMKYLPSTERVVEAAKRTLAAS
- the pdhA gene encoding pyruvate dehydrogenase (acetyl-transferring) E1 component subunit alpha, producing MSIAAKFEIEYLQYLDAEGKQVRDDLPAFANDLDHMVELYKLMMSTRVFDAKSVALQRTGKLGTYASCLGHEAAHVGIGSAMKPEDVFAPSYREYGAQLYRGVQPREVYMYWGGDERGNDYQKEPARHDFAWSVPIATQCLHAAGSALAFKIRNEKRVAVCTIGDGGSSKGDFYGAINIAGAQNLPLVAVIVNNQWAISVPRKIQSGAPTLAQKGIAAGLYCIQVDGNDIIAVRKAMGDALDRARNGEGGSVLELVTYRLSDHTTADDARRYRGEQEVKDAWAKEPMKRLRAWLVAKGVWDDAKEEAWKNECDEWMDNEVNAYLETKTQPVTAMFDYTFADVPADLAKQRDLALQLDKKAH